In a single window of the Halobacteriovorax sp. DA5 genome:
- a CDS encoding leucyl/phenylalanyl-tRNA--protein transferase yields MPIIEFPPVEVADEQGLLAIGGDLHHDSLLLAYQNGIFPWPISQEYPLAWFSPPQRGVIRLEDIQINRSLIKFIKKCDWTITFNKDFLSVIRNCQQIHSDSIEGTWITDEIVEGYFNLFHQNLAYSVEVWNQEKDLIGGLYGVSMGHFLSGESMFYKESNASKIALLAILYIVKQYTIPFLDTQMVTPITKSFGAIEQDRSLFINQIAPLFAQTPLVFSENEILVRDLLKSF; encoded by the coding sequence GTGCCAATAATTGAATTCCCACCAGTCGAAGTCGCAGATGAGCAAGGCCTACTAGCTATTGGTGGAGATCTCCACCATGACTCCCTTTTATTGGCGTATCAAAATGGAATCTTTCCATGGCCAATATCTCAAGAGTATCCCCTAGCTTGGTTTTCACCTCCACAAAGAGGAGTTATTCGCCTTGAAGACATTCAAATAAATCGTTCTCTTATTAAGTTTATAAAAAAGTGTGACTGGACTATTACCTTTAACAAAGACTTTCTATCTGTGATCAGAAACTGTCAGCAGATTCACTCAGACTCCATTGAAGGAACTTGGATTACTGATGAAATCGTCGAAGGCTACTTTAATCTTTTTCATCAAAACCTTGCTTATAGTGTCGAGGTATGGAATCAAGAAAAAGACCTAATTGGAGGACTCTACGGCGTAAGCATGGGACACTTCTTAAGTGGTGAATCAATGTTCTACAAGGAATCAAATGCTTCAAAGATCGCATTATTAGCAATTCTTTATATCGTCAAACAATACACTATTCCATTCTTAGATACGCAAATGGTGACTCCAATTACAAAGTCCTTTGGTGCAATCGAACAAGACCGAAGTCTATTTATCAATCAAATAGCTCCGCTATTTGCACAAACACCACTTGTCTTTTCAGAAAATGAAATTTTAGTACGTGATCTACTGAAGTCTTTTTAA